Part of the Silvimonas iriomotensis genome, TGGCCGACCCCAACGACCCGGCCACCTTGCCGCCGCAAAGCTACGACACCATTGGCGACCTCTTGTCCCGCAAGGGCGTGAGCTGGGCATGGTACGCCGGCGGCTGGCAAGCCGCGCTGGATGGCAAAGGCGGCCCGGATCAGCCCAACTTCCAGTTCCACCATCAGCCGCTCAACTACTTCAAGCAATTCGGCCCCGGCACCGCCGCGCGCGCAGAACACCTGCGTGACGGCGGCATGGGCGACAGCCCGATGTCCAACCGCTTCCTGGCCGACGCCGTCGCCGGCAAGCTGCCGGCCGTGACCTTCTACAAGCCGCAAGGCAACCTGAACATGCACGCCGGGTATTCCGACGTGGAATCCGGCGATCGTCACGTGGCCAACATCCTCATGCACCTGATGAGTTCGCCGCAGTGGAAAAACATGGTGGTCGTCATCACCCACGATGAAAACGGCGGCTGGTGGGACCACGTCGCCCCGCCCCAGGGCGACCGCTGGGGGCCAGGTTCGCGGATTCCCGCGCTGGTGGTGTCCCCGTTTGCCAAGCGTGGGCATGTGGATCACACCTTCTATGACACCACCTCCATCCTGCGCTTTATCAGCCGGGTGCATGGTTTGCCCAGGCTCGAAGGGATTGCCGAACGGGATGCGGCGTTCAAGGCCCGTGGCGCGCAACCACCGGGAGATTTGACCGGGGCGCTGCAGGTGTAACGCGCCCCATGCCAGACATTAAAAAAGCGCAGCCAAGGCTGCGCTTTTTTTTTAATTGGTCAGACCGTCGCAACGATCAGACTTCCACCCCACGGCTGTGCAGGTAATCTTCATACCCGCCCACGTAGTAGGTGTAAGTACCGTCGCCATTCAACTCCAGAATCTGCGTCGCCAGCGACGTCACAAACTGACGGTCATGCGACACAAACACCAGCGTGCCCTTGTACAGTTCCAGCGCCAGGTTCAAGGACTCGATCGACTCCATATCCATATGGTTGGTCGGCTCATCCATCACCAGCACGTTCGGGTTTTCCAGGATCAGCTTGCCGTACAGCATGCGGCCCTTTTCACCACCAGACAGCACCTTGACCGACTTGTGCACGTCGTCGCCACTGAACAAGAGCTTGCCCAGCACGCCACGCACCACCTGGTCATCGGTACCCGGCTGGGTCCACTGTTTAAGCCAGTCAAACAGGGTGATGTCTTCGGCAAAGTCAGCTTCGTGATCCTGGGCGAAGTAACCCAGCTGGGCTTTTTCGGCCCATTTCACGGTACCGGCATCCGGGCCCAGCTCGCTCACCAGCAGCTTCATCAGGGTGGATTTACCCACGCCGTTACCCCCGATCACGGCCAGCTTGGCGCCGGCTTCCATGATCATGGACAAGCTCTGGATCAGCGGCTTGTCAAACGACTTGGACAGGTTGTTCGCTTCAAAAGCCTGACGATGCAGCTTTTGCTTGTCTTCCATTTCAAAGCGGATATACGGGTTCTGCCGCGACGACGGCTTCACCTCAACCATGTTGTCCTTGATCTTGTCGGCCAGCTTCAAACGGCTGGTGGCCTGACGGCTCTTGGACTTGTTGGCGGCAAAACGCTGGGCAAAGGCCTGCAGTTCAGCCACACGTTCCTTGGCTTTGGCATTGTCGGTCAACAGGCGGGCGCGCGCTTGCGTGGCGGCCAGCATGTAATCGTCATAGTTGCCCGGATAAATACGGATCTCGCCGTAGTCCACGTCGGCCACGTGGGTACACACCTGGTTCAAGAAGTGGCGATCGTGCGAGATGATGATCATGGTGGATTCACGCTCGTTGAGCGCTTCTTCCAGCCAGCGGATCGTGTTGATATCCAGGTTGTTGGTCGGTTCGTCCAGCAGCAGCACGTCCGGATTGCTGAACAGCGCCTGCGCCAGCAGCACCCGCAGCTTCCAGCCCGGGGCAACTTCGCTCATCGGGCCGTTGTGCTGTTCGGTGGGGATACCCGCACCCAGCAGCAAGGCGCCGGCACGCGCTTCGGCGGTATAACCGTCGAACTCGGACACCACGCCTTCCAGCTCGGCGGCGCGCATATAGTCGTCTTCCGAAGCTTCAAGGTTGGCGTAGATGGCATCCCGTTCCTGGATGGCCGCCCACAGTTCGATATGACCTTGCATGACGACATCCAGCACGCGCTGGTCTTCGTAGGCAAACTGGTCCTGGCGCAACTTACCCAGGCGCACGCCCGGATCAAGGCTGACGTTGCCGCCGGTGGGCTCCAGATCGCCACCCAGAATCTTCATGAAGGTGGATTTACCGCAGCCATTGGCGCCGATCAAACCGTAACGGTTGCCGTCGCCAAATTTAACACTCACTTTCTCGAACAGCGGCTTGGCGCCAAACTGCATCGTGATGTTGGAAGTACTGATCATGTGTCGCGTTTTCCTCGTCGTCTGCTCCGGCGCGCCAGATCAGAAAGCGATTAATATTCAATATTTTGCCAAACCCGGCATTTTAGCATAACCGGATGGAACTCATGCGTTACGCCCAGCGCCTCTCACAAATCGAGCCCTTTCATGTCATGCGCATTCTTGAGGCAGCCCAGCAAATGCAGGCTGCAGGCCGCGATGTCATTCACCTGGAAGTTGGCGAACCGGATTTCCCGACACCGCAGCCCATCGTTGATGCCGGCCTGAGGGCACTGGCCGACGGCAAAACCTTTTACACCGGCGCGTGTGGCATTCCGCAATTACGTGAGGCCATCGCCCGGTTTTATCAAACCCGTTTCGGGGTCGGCGTCGATCCGGGCCGGATCATCGTCACGCCCGGCGCGTCAGGCGCACTGCAACTGATTCTGGCATTGCTGGTCGATCAAGATAGTGAAGTGCTGCTGACCGACCCGGGCTACCCGTGCAATCGCCACCTGGTCAGCTTGCTGGGCGGCCAACCGGTGAACGTGCCTGTGGGCGCCGATACGCGGTTTCAGTTGCTGGCCCCGCATATTGAACAGCACTGGCATGACAACACCGTGGCCGCGCTGGTCGCCAGCCCGGCCAACCCGACCGGCACCGTGCTGGAGCCCCACGAAATCAAAGCCCTGGCCCAGGCTTGCAATGCGCGCGGCGGGGCCCTGATTGTGGATGAGATTTACCAGGGTCTGGTGTACGGCCGCCCGCATGAGACCGCGCTGACGCTGGATGAAGACCTGTTTGTGGTGAACAGTTTTTCCAAGTATTTCCAGATGACTGGCTGGCGGCTGGGCTGGCTGGTCAGCCCGCCGCAGCATGTAGTAGCGCTGGAAAAACTGGCGCAGAACCTGTTCCTGGCGCCGCCCACCTCGGCCCAATGGGCTGCGCTGGCCGCCTTTGCCCCAGAGACGCTGGCGATGATCGAGGCCCGCCGGCAAGAACTGGATGCCCGCCGCCAGTATTTGCAAAGCGCGCTGGAACAACTGGGTTTTGGCATTCCCGCAACACCCCAGGGCGCCTTTTATCTGTGGGCAGATGCCAGCCACCTGGGCCGGCCCGCAGCGCATTTCTGTGAAGATCTGCTGGCCGCTCAGGCCGTGGCTGTCACGCCGGGTGATGACTTCGGTTCCCAGGCCAATTTCTTACGTTTTGCATACACACAGCCAACCAACATACTCGAACAGGCCTGCAATCGAATTCATAACTACTTGATATCGGGTTGATTGTCGTAAGTTTTTCACTTAATCTTAGAGAAATCACAAGGAAACCCGCACCGGTTTATTCCTACAAAAACACGGCTCGCTGACATTGGCTCAGATGCAGCGGCGACCAGGATTCGATAGGCCAAGCAATGTTCGATTTCAAAGGATTGGTAAGCGCCCTGTTCATCAATCGCGCTGCCGAAGGGGTTCACGACTACAAGTCGGCCACGCTGATGATGGCCGAGTTGCCAGAGAGCGATATCCTCCAGGCGCAGATCGAGATTGTCAAAGCGCTGCGACAACTCAACACCAACCCGGATGTCTCGTTCAAGGAACGCAGCCGGGCGGTGCCTTATCTGGATGAAAAAGCACGCGTGCTGCAACGGCACCTTGTGAATATTTGCGAAGGCAGCATTCTGGACGACAAGGCCAGCCCGCAGCAGGTGCTGCCCACCATGCTGGCCTTCTGGCGCGAAATGGGCGACGCCTACCGCATCTGTATCAAGCAGGCGCTGCAAAGCAACGCGCGCGGGCTGGAAAAAACGCTGCACCAGTTCACCCTGCGCGCCATTACCTATTACGGTGCCCACGCCAAATGGTGCTGGCTGCGTTACCTGGACGTTGAAACCAACGCCTGGCGCAATCTGCACAAGCTGTACCTGTACGCCGAAGAAGGCGGTTATACCGACGCCCCGCTGGCGGCATGGGACGGCAGCCCCATGACCGATGTACGCGGCGAGTACCTGCAAACGCTGATGCTGTCGCTGGCCACGCCAGACAAACTGCAACCGCGCCAGATCGAAACCGTCGCGCACTGGCTGGCCCGCTGGAGCGGCCTTGTGCAGATCGAAAAACACATCCGTCCGCATCACCAGTTGTTTGCCGTCAACCTGGCCGGCTCCACCCCGCCCAAACGCCTGCGCCGCGATATGGTGGGCGACAACTGGCGCTACTGGGGCACTGAAGCGCTGGTGCGCCATATGGAAGAAGTGCGCGACGAACTCAAGCGCGGCGCCAACCCGCTGGCGCTAAGCCTGCCCGCCGACGCCGGCACACCTGGCAACGTGGCCCTGCTGCAGCAAATGATCAATCTGTGGTCGCAAGACGTACCGCAACCGATTCGCAAACAAGAACGCCGCGTCGCCGAGAAAAAGATCAGCGTCGTGCGCGGGCTGGACCATATCGCCGCTTTCTTGCGCGGCCAGCGCCCGGAAGACGGCTTGCCGCTGGCACGCTGGTCTGTGGAAAACGAAAGCGACGGCGGCATGGCGCTGGTCTATCGCGCGGTGGATGACGACAAGCTGCAAGTCGGCGAAGTGCTGTGCATGGCCGGCTTCGGCAACAAGCCCTTTACCATCGGCGTGGTGCGGCGCCTGAACAAAACCCGCGACGGCCAGGTCCACGTGGGCGTGGAAGCGCTGACGCAAACCCCGGTCGCCGTCGAACTCACGCCCCTGCCCGGCCAGCGCAACATCACCGCCATTTACGCGCCAGACAGCCTGAACCCCAATCACGGCCGCTTCATCATCGTGCCCGAAGCGTACTTTGCCGAAGAGCGCGAGTTCCAGCTGGCCGCTCAGGGCAAAGCCTGGCGCATCAAACTCACCCCGGCCATCGAACTGAGCAGCAGCGCCGTGCTGACGCGCTTTAACGTCCTGGAAAAAGTGGCGGTCTGACACAAAGTACCGCGCCCCCTACCCCCCGGGCGCGATACCCGCTAGAATACGCCCCTCACACCGGAGGTCTGGGTGAGTGGTTTAAACCAGCAGTCTTGAAAACTGCCGAGGATGTGAGTCCTCCGTGAGTTCGAATCTCACGGCCTCCGCCAGGTCAGGAAGATCAAAAAGCCCCGATGCACATGCATCGGGGCTTTTTGTTTTCTGTGCCTTGGCCCTCGCTGTCGTTGTCAGCAAAGCGACGCCCCCATCGGGAAAGCGTGGCCGTACCAGGCCAGTGGAACCGCCACGCGCAAGTGCCAGATTCGCCCTGCCCACCTCAACCCGAATCCTCTCCTGGCCTGCCAGGCAAACGGCGACGGCATGAAGGCCGGTGCGGGCGGTTGAACGGTCTGGTTCGGCCTGTCAGCAACCAGCTGACGCCCTCAAAGGCGTACACACCAGTTATCCAATCACCATCAAACAACTGTTTACATGGGAATTTCCAGAAAACAGCGTCAAACATCTGGCAGTGAACAGCATATTCTAACTCAATAAATTTACATCAGACGCACGGATACATTAATTTACAAGTAAGAGTTATATAATTTCCCGATATAAAAAATGGCAAGATCCAGCGGCATCTGGAATCTGGCCGTATGCGTCCGGTGCTTGCAAGAAGACCGGGTTTGGTTTTTAGGGAAATCGAGGAAATATCATGTTACACACGCGCATAGCGATCGCGGCTGCCACCGCGCTCACGTTATCAACCGTCGCCCATGCAACAGTGACGACACTTCCAGACTCTGCCCTCACCCCTTCCACGTCTTACTACACGAACAATCTGGGGACCGACACACTGGCCCCCAATGATGATGAATCCACCGGCCAGATCAATCTTGGCTTCAATTTCACACTGTACGGCGCCACCTACGACAGCCTGTACATCAACAACAACGGGAATGTGACGTTCCTCAGCCCATTGTCGCAGTTCACGCCAAGTGGACCGACGGGTGTTTCAGTACCGGTTATTTCGCCCTATTTTGCCGACGTGGATACCAATGGCACGGGCAGCGTGCATTACCGGCTTGAGAGCGACGCCCTGTATGTGACCTGGGATCAGGTGGGCTACTTTGGCGCACACACCGACAAGGTCGATAGCTTCCAGCTGGTCTTGCGTGCCAATGGCTCCACCGTCCCGACGGGTGAAGGGCAGATCGGGTTCTTCTACAAGGACATGGGCTGGACCACCGGTGACGCCAGCGGGGGTTCTGGCGGCTTTGGCGGCAGCCCGGCGGCAGTCGGCTTTGGTGATGGCGGCGGCAATGCCCAGGTGCTGGCGTCCTCTCAGGCTGACGATATCAACCAGGTTGTTGCCAACAGCCATATCTGGTTTAACGTCGGTAATGGCGGTGTCGTCGTTGTCCCCCCAACCTCACCCGTGCCGGAGCCTGAAACCTGGGCGCTGATGGGCATGGGCATGGTGGGTCTGATTGGTGCGGCGGCCCGCAAGCGCCGCAGTGGCAAACCCGCCATGCCGGATCAACTGGCGGCAGCCTGAGTCAGGGGCTGATGTTTTATCAAACAACAATGCCGCCCTTGGGCGGCATTGTTCATCCGGGCGGGCGCCGTGGCGGTGCTGCTCAGGATTGCGCGGGTTGCGTGGCTTTTTTGGGCGTGAACTTCAGCTCGCTGACCAGCACCCCGGCCACGATCAAGGCGCCACCAAAAATGGCCAGTGCCGGCAGGCGGTCACCGGCAATGCGCCCGACCACACCGCCCCATACCGGCTCACCAGTATAGATGACGGTTGCGCGCGTGGGCGAGACGGTTTTCTGGGCCCAGTTCATGGTCAACTGGATCACCATGCTCATCAAGCCCATGATCAACACGGGTAGTGCCCAGTACCAGGAAAACGCGGGGATGGCCTCGCCGGCCACCGGCATCATCACAAGGCTCAGCAGGCCCGCGACCAGCAATTGCACGACCGTGACCCGGCGGCTGTCCACGCGCCCGGCAAAGCGGCCGATCAACAGGATTTCCCCGGCGACGGCCACGGCACACAGCAAGGTGGCGATTTCCCCGGGGCCCAGGCTCAGTGAACCTGCCTGCGGGCCCGATAAACAGATCAGCCCGGCAAAGGCCAGGGTGATGCCGATCCAGCTCATCAGATGCGGCGGCCGGCCCATGACCAGCCATTGCACCAGCGGCACCATGGGCACATACAGCGCCGTGATAAACGCGGACTGGCTGCCGGTAATGGTTTGCAAGCCATAGGTTTGCAGGCCATAACCCAGGAAGATGGAGATCCCGATCAGCAAGCCGGCCCAGAGCTCCTGCCGGGTGATGCCACGCATATGCCCGCGGCACAGCGCCAGGCTTAGTACGCCGGCCCAGCTGAAACGCAGGCCGACAAAAAACAGCGGCCCGGCGTGCTGCATGGCCAGATGAACCACAAAGAAAGTGCCCCCCCAGAACACGGTGACCAGGATCAGCGCCAGTTCCTGGCGGCTGGGCAAAAGACTGAACGATTTCATGAGAAGAATACGGCTGACGGTTGGCCCGACCACGCTGGACGATACGGGCTTTGTTTGATTTATGGCAATGCGCGTTAACCGTAACACGCGCCAGCCACAAAAACAAAAAAGGGAGACTATGCTCCCCTTGCCAGATGGCTGGCCGTGTTGATCAGAAATTGACCGCGGCGTTCAGGCTGATGGTGCGCGGATCGCCCGCCTTGACGTAGTTGGCGTACTGGAATTCCCAGTATTCGCGGTTGGTCAGGTTGTTGAGCGCAGCACGGAAGGTGTAGTCGTACGCCCCGGCATGCAGGTTGTACACCGCGCCCAGATTGAACACGGTATAACCGCCGGCGTTCAGGCTGCCCGTCGGGGTGATCATGGTATCGCCCGTATATTTGCCATCCAGACCAAGCTTCAGGCCCGGTACGGCAGGCAGTTTGTACTCGATCTGGCCTGCGGCGACCAGCTCCGGCGCGCCGGCAACGCGGTTGCCGCGGTTGCTGCTGCCTTCGCCATACCAGGTTTTCAGGCCCATCAGGCTGCCGCCCACTTGCCATTGCGAGGCCGGCCGCCAGGTGGCCACCAGTTCTGCGCCTTGATACACCGACATGCCATCCTGCACGTAGACGTTATCGGCATTGCCGTACTCGGCGCCACGTTCGATGCGGAACAGCGCAGCGGTGGTGCTGAACACGGTGGAGTCATGCTTCAGGCCCAGCTCATACTGCTTGCTGCGCAGCGGCTTGAGCATCTCGCCGGCGTTGGCGTAGGTGCTGGCCACGGTCGAGCCTTGCTCCAGCGATTCCACATAGCTGGCGTAGGCGGTGGTGGCCGGGCTGAACTTGTACATCAGCGCGACGGTCGGGGTAGCGACACCGTTCTTGTCATAGCTGCCGGTGCTGGCGCCGGTCACGCCAAAGGCGTTCTGCTGATAGTTGGTGTAGCGCAGGCCCGCCAGCAGCGACCAGTGCTCACCAAAGCCCAGGGTGTCGCTGGCAAACAGGGCTTTCTGGGTGATATCGCTGTCGTGATAGGTTTGCAGGCCGGCAATATCGCCCATGCTGTTGGTGCTGGCGGAGTAGATATTGCCCGTGCCCAGCAAACCGTAGAACGAGTTGGCACCGTAGTAATTGGCTTGCTGCTGCCAGGAGGCGCCAGCAGTGATCAGGTGGCTGACTGCGCCAGTCTGCACTTTGCCTTCGGCCATGGCATCCCAATAAGCGAAACGGTTACCTTCCTTGCCGATCCAGCGGTAGTCGCTGTAATTGCCAGAGTTATCAGCCAGGTACAGCGTGCTTTCATTGCGGTCACGCGTCGATTCGCTGTAGCTGTAGCGGGTAGACAAGCGCCAGTCCGGGGTCAGCTGGTATTGCAGGCCGGCGGTATACAGCTGCAGGCCGGTATAAAGGTGCTGACCATCGCTGTTCAGGTTGCTGGTATCGCCTGCCACGGTGCCGGGCATGCCCTTGCCGGTGTAGCTGGCAAAGCTGAGCGAGGCCGGCATGTTGTCCGAGCGGCGTTGCTGATAGAGCATGTTGAAATAGGTCGAGAGGCGATCGTTGATCTGCGCGTCCAGCGCCAGCGAGACCGAGTTGCGGTTGGTCTGGCCGCCATTGATGGTATCGCCGCCTTCGTGGGTGTAATTGATGCGCGCGCCAAACATGTTGCCCGGGCCGAAACGCTGGCCAAAGTCGGCATGTTCAGACAGCACGCTGTCTTCGGTGTAGCCGATATCAATGCTGCGGACCGGGGCGCCTTCGGCTTTTTTGGTCACGTAGTTCACCACGCCACCGGGCGCGCCAAAGCCATACATGAAGCCGGACAAGCCCTTGAGCAGCTCAACCCGTTCAAATTGCTCGTACGGCGGGTTCACGCCGTAGCCAATAAACGGCAGGCCATCGATCTTGTAGCCGTTCTGCCAATCCAGTTGCAGGCCGCGCACGGTCAGATAGCTGGCCCAGGCGTTGCTGGCATCGCTGTTGTCAGAGACCGAGGCATCCGCGGCAAAGACATCGCCCAGCTTGCGCACCTGGCGATCAGCCAGATCCTGCCCGCTCACCACGGTTTGCGAGAACGGCGTGTCGATGACCTTGCGCGAACCCAGCGCGCCACCGGTTGAAGGCGTCGCCAGTTCGCTTTGCTGGGCGGCGGTCACGGTGACATCCGGCAATGCGGCGGTGTCGTCGGCAAAGGCCGGTGCGGCAAAGCCCAGCAAGACGGCGGTGGAGAACGGACAAAGCAAGGTAGCGCAGGGGGTCTTGGCCCAGCGATGGCGGGTTTTCATGATGAGGTCTATGTAGGAGCGGTTAACAAACGCTCAACATGGTAATGCGAATTATTATCAATATCAATTATTTAATATATCAGACGGAACTTTATTTGTACTGGATCAGATACATAAGGCATAAGTACGACAAAAAGGCCGGGCGGCGTATTGCCGAACCGGCCTGCAGGCGGGAGGGAAATTGCGCGACACCGCGCAGCGCTAATCGTGGTTGCGATCCAGCCGGGCGTGTTCCGCCTCGTTGTACAGCACCACCTGATTGCGGCCGTTGCGCTTGGCCTGATAGAGCGCCAGATCGGCGTTTTCCATCAGTTGCTGCGTGGTCAGGCCCGGCGTGAGCGTAGAGACACCCGCGCTGAACGTGGCCTGGAACGTGCTGTCATTGCCGTTTTGCGGAAAGGCGCGGAACTGTTGCCGCACCGCATCGATATAGCGTGAAGCCAGCACCGGCGCGATGCCGGGCAAGGCAATGCCGAACTCCTCGCCACCGTAGCGCCCGATCAACGCCTGGCCGGGGGCGGTGTGCCGCAGAATGCGCGCCAGGCTCTGGATCACATAATCGCCCGTCAGATGCCCGTATTCGTCGTTGACCGATTTGAAGTGGTCAATGTCGATCATGGCAAACGTCAGGTGATCGCCATTGCGCGCACAGGACTGGATGGCCTGGTCCAGTTGTTCCACCAGCGTGGTGTGATTCAACAGCAGCGTGAGGCTGTCGCGGGTCATCCACTGGCGCAGGCGGCGATACCGCTCGCAGGTAATGGTGACGGCGGCGACCAGTTCTTCTGGCGGCGTGTCTTTAACGAGGAAATCATCACCGCCCATGCTGCGCGCCAGCAGCTGCTTGTTGCGGCTGACTTCGGTCGAGAAAAAGATGATGGGAATACCATCAAACCGGGATTGCTGGCGGATGATGTGCGCCATTTCGTTCCCGGAGCACTCTGGCATGTAGACATCCAGAATGACGATCTCTGGCCGGTGCCGCTCCATCATCAGCAATACATCCAGCGGGCTGCGCGTCTTGAACACTTCCATGCCCGCGCCGCGCAGGACTTTATCCAGCCAGTGCAGCATGGCTTCAGAGTCATCGACCGCCAATACCCGGAACGGCTCTGGCCGGCGCTGATCCAGCAGTTCATCCAGTCGCACCACCAGCTTTTGCAGCGGCAATGGCCGGGCCACGAAATCGGTAATCCCGAGGCGTAACAGGGCAATCTGGCGAGAGACGGGCTCGCCCGCAGAGGATAAAAACAGCGGGCCTTTGCTCAGACGCTTGATCAGCGGGACGTGGAATTCCAGATCCAGCCCTTCGGTCTGGGCGTCCAGGATCACCGCAAACGGCGGTTTGCCGTGCATGGCCGCCAGCAACGCGGTGGCGTGATCAAACACGGTGGTTTCAAAACCGAACACCGCCAGTTGTTTGGCGACCGGGGCCAGATCGGACTCCCGTCCGGTCAAGAGGTAAACCGCGGTCGAAGTGGATGTTTCTGTATGCAAGCCTGGGCTCCGCAACGCCGGCAGATCATGTCACCGGCATGGCTGTATTGAAATATGAACTTAGCACAGGCAATGGGAGTGCCTGTGGTATATCAGGACAGGCGTCGTATTAAAACATCGTGACAGGCAGGTGACCAGCCCCACCCTGCCCCAGCCCGCCGCTTGCCCTGCCGTGGGCGCCGGTTATCCAGCCCGGCATGGCAGTTTTCTGCAAAGCAGCTACGTTGATTTGCTGCGTTCAACCTTGTCTGACGGCTTTTTGTCGGCACAGACGCGTCTCAGTGACTAACCTCAAGCCTGTACCCCCAGTTACCGGAAGGAAGACCAATGACTTTGCGAGTTTGCCGCCGCACCCTGTTGGGCGTGGTTCTGACACTGTGCGTGTCCGCCACCGGCGCAAAGGCCGACACCGCCGTGCGCGTGGGTTCCAAGATCGATACCGAAGGCGCTTTGCTGGGCAATCTCATCTTGCAGGTCTTGCAGGCCAAAGGCATCAAGACCGAAAACAAGATCCAGCTGGGCACCACCAAAGTAGTGCGGGGCGCCATCAGCGCGGGCGAGATCGATATCTACCCGGAGTACACCGGCAACGGCGCCTTCTTTTTTGCTGATGAAAAAGACCCGGCCTGGCGCGATGCCAAAGCCGGCTACGACAAAGTCAGAACGCTGGATATGCAAAAGAACAAGCTGGTCTGGCTGACGCCCGCACCCGCCAATAACACCTGGGCCATCGCCATCCGCAAAGACGTCGCCACCAGCAACAAGCTCAAATCGCTGGCGGATCTTGGCAAGTGGATCAACGCGGGCGGCCAGTTCAAGCTGGCGGCCTCGGCCGAATTCATAGAGCGCCCGGACGCCCTGCCCGCATTTGAAATGGCCTATGGCTTCAAGCTCAAGCAAGAACAGTTGCTCACGCTCGCGGGCGGCGATACCACGGTCACCATCAAGGCCGCGGCAGAGCAGACTTCTGGCGTGAATGCCGCCATGGCCTACGGTACTGACGGGCCCGTTGCCGCGCTGGGCCTGGTCACGCTGGACGATCCCAAAGGCATCCAGCCGATCTACGCGCCGGCCCCGGTCGTGCGGGCAGATGTCCTGACCCGATACCCGGCCATCAAGGATGCGCTGGCGCCCGTATTCCAGAGTCTGGACAGCCGCACGCTGCAGACGCTGAACGCCAGGATCGCCATTGAAGGGCAGGATGCCAAAAAAGTCGCCGCTGACTACCTCAAACAAAAAGGCTTTGTGAAGTAAGTGCAGGTCAGACTGGCAGGCGCAATCAAAAACCGGGTATTGCTGGTGCTGTGGCTGGCAGGGGTGCTGGCCGCATGGCTGCTGCCGCTGCTGACGCACGCCCCCAACCGGCTGGTGACGGGCAAAGGTATTGCGTTTGCGGCCGTGCCGGGTGGATGCGTCATGTTGATCCCGGCGCTGGTGCTGGCCGTGGCCCCGTTCTGCCAGAAAAGCGCATGGCGCGACGGTGCGGTGCTGCTGGCCTGCGCCGTGTGGTTGTGCGGCTTGCTGGCGCTGGGCGGACACGAGGCGCAACGGCTGGCCATGACGGACTCTGACTATAGCCGTACTTCATTCGGCGGCGGTGGCTGGGTATTGTGGGCGCTGGGCTGGCTGGCGGCAGCAGACGCACTGGGGCAACTCAGGCTGAGCCCGCGCAACACCGTGCTGGCCGCTCTGGCGGTACTCGCGCCCTGTATCGGTTTGTTGTTCTCCGGCCAGTTATCAGAACTGGCCGTGCTCAAGGAATACGCCAATCACCAGGATGTATTTGATGCGGCGCTCAGCCGGCATCTGGAGATCGTCGCCGCCACGCTGGTGCCCACCTTGTTGATCGGTATTCCGCTGGGCGTACTGGTGTTCCGGCGCAACTGGCTGCGCGGGCCGGTGTTTTCCGTGCTCAATCTGATCCAGACCATCCCTTCGATCGCATTGTTCGGCTTGCTGATCGCCCCGCTGGCGGCGCTGGCGGCGCATGTTCCCGTGCTGGCGCGGCTGGGCGTCAGCGGTATCGGTGTCACGCCCGCCGTCATCGCCCTGACTTTGTATTCGCTGCTTCCCATGGCGCGCAGTACGGCCGCCGGGCTGGAGCAAGTGCCAGGCCCGGTAGTCGAGGCCGCACGCGGCATGGGCATGTCGCGCCGGCAGGTGTTCTGGCACGTGGAAGTCCCGCTGGCGTTGCCCGTGCTGTTATCGG contains:
- a CDS encoding TonB-dependent siderophore receptor, encoding MKTRHRWAKTPCATLLCPFSTAVLLGFAAPAFADDTAALPDVTVTAAQQSELATPSTGGALGSRKVIDTPFSQTVVSGQDLADRQVRKLGDVFAADASVSDNSDASNAWASYLTVRGLQLDWQNGYKIDGLPFIGYGVNPPYEQFERVELLKGLSGFMYGFGAPGGVVNYVTKKAEGAPVRSIDIGYTEDSVLSEHADFGQRFGPGNMFGARINYTHEGGDTINGGQTNRNSVSLALDAQINDRLSTYFNMLYQQRRSDNMPASLSFASYTGKGMPGTVAGDTSNLNSDGQHLYTGLQLYTAGLQYQLTPDWRLSTRYSYSESTRDRNESTLYLADNSGNYSDYRWIGKEGNRFAYWDAMAEGKVQTGAVSHLITAGASWQQQANYYGANSFYGLLGTGNIYSASTNSMGDIAGLQTYHDSDITQKALFASDTLGFGEHWSLLAGLRYTNYQQNAFGVTGASTGSYDKNGVATPTVALMYKFSPATTAYASYVESLEQGSTVASTYANAGEMLKPLRSKQYELGLKHDSTVFSTTAALFRIERGAEYGNADNVYVQDGMSVYQGAELVATWRPASQWQVGGSLMGLKTWYGEGSSNRGNRVAGAPELVAAGQIEYKLPAVPGLKLGLDGKYTGDTMITPTGSLNAGGYTVFNLGAVYNLHAGAYDYTFRAALNNLTNREYWEFQYANYVKAGDPRTISLNAAVNF
- a CDS encoding diguanylate cyclase domain-containing protein — its product is MHTETSTSTAVYLLTGRESDLAPVAKQLAVFGFETTVFDHATALLAAMHGKPPFAVILDAQTEGLDLEFHVPLIKRLSKGPLFLSSAGEPVSRQIALLRLGITDFVARPLPLQKLVVRLDELLDQRRPEPFRVLAVDDSEAMLHWLDKVLRGAGMEVFKTRSPLDVLLMMERHRPEIVILDVYMPECSGNEMAHIIRQQSRFDGIPIIFFSTEVSRNKQLLARSMGGDDFLVKDTPPEELVAAVTITCERYRRLRQWMTRDSLTLLLNHTTLVEQLDQAIQSCARNGDHLTFAMIDIDHFKSVNDEYGHLTGDYVIQSLARILRHTAPGQALIGRYGGEEFGIALPGIAPVLASRYIDAVRQQFRAFPQNGNDSTFQATFSAGVSTLTPGLTTQQLMENADLALYQAKRNGRNQVVLYNEAEHARLDRNHD
- the osmF gene encoding glycine betaine ABC transporter substrate-binding protein OsmF — protein: MTLRVCRRTLLGVVLTLCVSATGAKADTAVRVGSKIDTEGALLGNLILQVLQAKGIKTENKIQLGTTKVVRGAISAGEIDIYPEYTGNGAFFFADEKDPAWRDAKAGYDKVRTLDMQKNKLVWLTPAPANNTWAIAIRKDVATSNKLKSLADLGKWINAGGQFKLAASAEFIERPDALPAFEMAYGFKLKQEQLLTLAGGDTTVTIKAAAEQTSGVNAAMAYGTDGPVAALGLVTLDDPKGIQPIYAPAPVVRADVLTRYPAIKDALAPVFQSLDSRTLQTLNARIAIEGQDAKKVAADYLKQKGFVK
- a CDS encoding ABC transporter permease, yielding MQVRLAGAIKNRVLLVLWLAGVLAAWLLPLLTHAPNRLVTGKGIAFAAVPGGCVMLIPALVLAVAPFCQKSAWRDGAVLLACAVWLCGLLALGGHEAQRLAMTDSDYSRTSFGGGGWVLWALGWLAAADALGQLRLSPRNTVLAALAVLAPCIGLLFSGQLSELAVLKEYANHQDVFDAALSRHLEIVAATLVPTLLIGIPLGVLVFRRNWLRGPVFSVLNLIQTIPSIALFGLLIAPLAALAAHVPVLARLGVSGIGVTPAVIALTLYSLLPMARSTAAGLEQVPGPVVEAARGMGMSRRQVFWHVEVPLALPVLLSGLRITTVQAIGLTTVAALIGAGGFGAILFQGLLSSALDLVLLGAMPVIALAIAADALFKLLVSIWGVRGQ